The nucleotide sequence AATTAGAACCTAAATACTTACTTCTCACTCATGGTTATGGAAATAGAGAACCAGCTTTTATTAATTTAGGAATGCCAGGTAAGAATAATTGGATTGACCGAATAAACATTTTAGAAGAGCCTAGATTAATTAAGCTTGAAAATGAAGATAGAGCAAAAGAAGAAAAAATTACATCAGAAAAACTTGTTGACTTCAAAGAATTTCTACAGGGAGTGCGTCGAAGTGAAGAGTAAGTCATCTCAGATTTCTAGTTTTTGTCCTAAAAGACTCAAAAAAGCCAGAGAAGCACGTGGTTATACAATTAAAGAATTAGCAGAGGAAGTTGGAGTTACCCATCAATCAATATCTAAATATGAAAACTTTAAAGCGGTTCCCAGTAGTTTAGTTTTAAGAAAAATATGTTCAATATTAAAGGTTCATTTGACTTATATGTTAAAGCCTACTTCAGAAGAAAGTGAAATGGTAGTTTTTTTTAGAAGCAGGGCTGCAGCTACTGTTAAATCAAAAAAAATTCATCGTCACAGACTTGATTGGTTGGTAGATATTTATGAATATTTAGATGAAATTATGAACTTTCCACAAGTAAATATACCAAAAGTGATAGAAAATAATTCCTATATACCAACTGCATTTGAAGAGATTGATGAAATAGCTTTGGATGTTAGAAAGTATTTTGGTCTTGGAAAAGGTCCTATTTCAAATATTCTTTTACTTTTAGAGAAAAATGGAGCGGTTATTTCAAGAGCTAAATTTAATGATTATAAAATTGATGCTTGTTCAAAGTGGAGTGAAAATAATAACAGACCATTTATATTTTTAGGTAGTGATAATACATCCTCGGTTAGATCAAGGTTCGATATTGCTCATGAATTAGGGCATTTAATTTTGCATCCAAATATTTCATGGAAAGAATTTAACAAAAAGGAAAATTACAAATTAATGGAAAAAGAAGCTGATCGCTTTGCCTCTTCTTTTTTATTGCCTGAAGAAACATTTGGAAGCGAAGTTTATAGTAGTTCTTTAGAAAATTTAATTGAATTAAAAAAGAGGTGGAAGGTATCAATTCAAGCTATGGCATATAGAGCGATGCAAGTAGGAATTTTTACAGAATCTCAATTTCTATATATACGGCGCTTATTATCAAACAAAAATATGTTAAAACAAGAACCATTAGACTCTGAAATGAAATATGAGGAGCCTTCCTTATTAAAACAATCTATTGAATTAATTCTTGAACATAATGTAAAAGCCAAGAATGATTTAATTGATGAAATAGGGTTATCAAGAGAAGACATTGAGCTTTTAGCTAACTTATTGCCTGGGACTTTAATTGAAAGAAATAACTATGGGAATATCGTGTCGTTTAAGCGATGATATATAATATTGTTTTTGTTTTCTTTAGCTTTTGTGTGGACACAAAGGAGGGGGCTAACTTAACTGTCATTAACAAATGATAATTAGTTAGCTCCGTTCTTTCTATAAGCCTAATAGTAAGAGGGAAACTAATTAAAAGAGCGGTCATGGCACATGAAGAAAGGATAATTTAGTATATAAATTACTACTCCTTACTTATACATTCATTACATTTATCACTTTTTAGCTCACCCCAGGGATAATACATGCCACAATTTGTACATAATTTAAATTTTCTCTGTATCTAGCTGCATTTTTCACAAATGACTCCTTCAGTTGACTGAAATTTCCCCTTTTCATTTTTACATGACACACAAACAAGCTCCCTATCTTTAGAACGTTTAATAAATTCAATGCTCAAATTATTTATTGCATCAAATATTGGTTCAAAGTCGTCTAATGCGAGATTAAAATTAGCACTATGTACCACGTAATTTCTGATTTTTACTAGGTGGCTAATTGTACGGCATGTTTGTTTAGTTATTAATTCTTCCTTTTCCAATTTATTAATTAAG is from Bacillus tianshenii and encodes:
- a CDS encoding XRE family transcriptional regulator, whose amino-acid sequence is MKSKSSQISSFCPKRLKKAREARGYTIKELAEEVGVTHQSISKYENFKAVPSSLVLRKICSILKVHLTYMLKPTSEESEMVVFFRSRAAATVKSKKIHRHRLDWLVDIYEYLDEIMNFPQVNIPKVIENNSYIPTAFEEIDEIALDVRKYFGLGKGPISNILLLLEKNGAVISRAKFNDYKIDACSKWSENNNRPFIFLGSDNTSSVRSRFDIAHELGHLILHPNISWKEFNKKENYKLMEKEADRFASSFLLPEETFGSEVYSSSLENLIELKKRWKVSIQAMAYRAMQVGIFTESQFLYIRRLLSNKNMLKQEPLDSEMKYEEPSLLKQSIELILEHNVKAKNDLIDEIGLSREDIELLANLLPGTLIERNNYGNIVSFKR